Genomic segment of Myxococcus stipitatus:
GTCGATGAAGAAGGAGACCTGCACGCCCGCCCACGGACCGCGCTCGATGCCCAGGTGGCAGCCCTTGAAGGTGTGGCCAACGATGTGCGACTCGAGGTCCGACAGGCCCTCGGTGACAATCTCGCTCTCGATTTGATGATTGCGGTTGGCGGTGCTCACCGCGCTGGTGATGTAGTTGCGCACCTCGGTGGCGTCCGCCAGGTTCGGGCGGTTGCCCCACCACGACGCCGGGAAGCTGCTGGGGTCGATGCCGAAGCAGGTGGCGGAGGTGATGCGGTCCTCGCCGGAGCTCCACATCACGTCGACCTCGTCGAAGTCGAAGTCGAACTTCACCGTCCAGTCATCGGGGGGCAGGGCGTTGACCGCGGCGCCCAGGGCCTCGATGGAGTAGCCCATGGTGGCGGTGTTGCGCAGGGCGCGGATGCTCACGGTGCCGATGCCGGCCGTGTTGGCGATGGCCTGCACGGAGGTGAAGGGGCGCAGGTTGAGGAGGTTCGTCGCGCCATTCCACGCGAGCGGCAGGACGGCGTGCAGCGCCTGCGCGCTCGCGGTGTTCACCAGGGAGACGATGGCCGCGGCGTCGTCGGTGGAGACGGCCAGCTCATCCACGATGCCGACACAGCTCGCGCCGATGAAGCCCTGCGCGCGCGCGCCGCCCTCGATCTGCGCCAGGCGGTACGCGCCCACCAGGTTGACGGCGGAGACCTGCGCCAGCGTCGTGAACGGCGCCGTGGTGCGCTGGGCGACGAGGTTGGCGACGGCGTTGCTCGGAAGGTACGCGTCGAGCGTCGCGAAGGACGCCGTGTTGACGAAGGTGAGGATGCCCTGGCACTCGGGGGCAACGTCCACGTCCGTCGTCGTCAGGGGAGCGCTCTGGCTCTCGGGTGACTCGGAAGAGGGAGGAGGGGCTTCACCCGTGGGGCCACAGCCAACCAGCAGGCTCACGGACAGTAGGGCAGAACCGATACGACGCATCGAGAACTCCTCAAGGGCACGGCGAGTGATGACACTTGATACATCATTCGCATGGGTTGCTGACAATCCAAGCCTCCTCGGCTTTGCGTGAGGGGAGAGGATTGCTTTCTGGACCTCTTCGCTGGACTCAGGCATGCCGGGGGCTTCACCCCTGGGTTCCGCGCCCCGGAGCCCCCTCTGGCGAAGGAAGTACATGCGAGCCTGTCCCTGCTGCATGGAGACTCTGACACCTGGGCTCCTGGGCTTCGGGAGCCGGCGCCTGGTGGGACGCTGCGAGGTGTGTGGCGACGCGGTGTGTGAGGCGTGTTGGAGCGCGCGCGGCGTGGAGGGGAAGGGGCCCATGTGCCGCTCGTGCGTGTGGGAAACCCTGACGGAGCAAGGGCTCACGCCGGACTTCGTCGCGCCTCCGGGACAGCGTCAGCGCGCGAGACGGGCCGCGCGCGCGGCCTGTGCTCACACGGCTGTGACACCTTGTATGGGATTCTGCCCCACATGTGGGGACGAGGTCGCATGGAAGAGCGAGCACGGCAACCCCTCCTGCGAGGCGTGTGGCGCGCCGTCCCATCGAACCTTCAATTGTTGCTGGGCGTGCGGTGAGTCGTTCGAGGAGGACAACGCGCCGCAGGAGGTCGCCCGGGGGTACAGGTTGGACTTCGCGTGCGACGCGGGGGACTGCTCGGGGCGGATGGCCTGGCTGATGCCGTTCTGTCCGTGGTGTGGCGAGGAGAAGCACTGGCCCCATCCCCACGAGTTGAGGTGCGTGGAGTGTGAGTCCTCACTCGACAGGTCCTGGGTGTTCTGCGTGCGCTGTGGCGAGGAGGCGCCGCTCCCCGACGACTGTCCCCGGTGTGGCCTGTCGCTGGAGAAGGCCGCGTCCGCCGCGCGATGTGAGCACTGCCGACACATCGTGTGTGGCGACTGCTGTGACGTCCACGTCACCGAGTCCACCGATGGGGTACCCCAGGAGCGGATGTTGTGCTCGGAATGTGGAGACAAGGCCGCACCTCCGGCCAGCGAGGAGGAGACAGCTCGCGAGGCGCCCGAAGCGGAGGACGAGGAAGAAGAGACGGAGGATGAGCCCGAGGCGCCCGCCGCGCCTCCCTCGGCGGCGCCGCCGCAGTCTGCGTGGGAGGTGCTGGGCATCCCGCGCGGTGCGCCGCTGGCGGAGGCGAAGCGGGCCTATCTGGCGCTGGTGGCGCAGTACCACCCCGACAAGGTGGCGGCGCTGGGCCCCAAGCTCCAGGCCCTGGCGCTGGAGGAGACCCGCCGCATCATCGAGGCCTGGGAGACGGTGCGGAAGCAGTCCCGGCCGGGACGCTGAAGGCCCGGGGCGCTCCGAGGCCGTGCGAGCCCTGGGAGCACCCCTTCGTGGCGCGGCCTACTGCACGGTGAACTGGAGCGTCTGCTCGGCGGTGTTGCCCGCCGCGTCCGTGGCCCGGATGAGCACCGCGTGGTTGCCGGCGCTGGAGAACGTCACCCGGTTGGTGGCGATGTTCGTGCCCGCGGCCACGCTCGTGGTGCTGACCCAGTTGGCCACGACCTGCACGGGCGTCAGGTCCGTCACCTCGGTGAGGATGTCCACGGTGCGCGGCTGCGTCTGGGTGGGGTTCGGGCCCACGGCGCGCAGGAGCGGCGGGGTGCGGTCCACCGTCACCTGCCGGCTCTGGGTGGCGATGGCGCCGTCGGTGGCGATGGCGGTGAGCGTGAGGGTGTAGTGGCCCTCGGCCAGCGTCAGCCACTCAACGACGTGTCCGCCGCCAGCGTCGGGCGTGAGGCGGATGGGGGCGCCTCCGTTGATGGACAGCAGCACCACGCCGATGGGCGCGCCGCCAGGGCTGGAGGTGGCCCAGCCGCAGGCCTTCACCTGCGCGGCCGACGTGTAGCGAGGCACGTCGCACATGACGAGGCTCGGCGGAGTCCGGGTGCGGTTCACCACGTGGATGGCGGTGGTGCAGGAGGCGCTGTTCCCCGCCGCGTCCGTGGCCGTGTACGTCACGGCCGTGGTGCCCACGGGGTAGACGCGCGCGGCGGGCCCGCTGACCTGGGCGCCACATGCGTCGGAGACCGTCGCGGCGGCGGGCGTGACGAAGGCGCCGTCGGGGCCGGTGGCATCCACGATGCGCTCCGCGGGGCAGGCGATGACGGGCGGAGTCACGTCCACCACGGTGACGGTGGCCGTGCAGATGGCGGTGTCCTGGCCGTCATGGGCGGTGAGCGTGACGGTGTGCACGCCCGCGCTGAAGGGGCCCGCCGGGGACTGGGAGACGGTGAAGGGGCCGGGACGCTGGTCCGGGTCATGGCTGCCGTTGTCGATGCTCGCGGGCGCGCCGCACGTGGTGGCGCTCGCGTTGACCGTCACGTTCCGGCAGAGGGCGACGGGCGGCAGGTTGTTGTAGCAGGTGAGGTTGACCAGCGCGCTTCCCGCGTTGTTCGTCTCGATGCACTCCGTCTCGCGGCCGGTGCCGGTGCCGTCGTCATCCGCTCGGGCGAAGACTTCCACCTGGCCCGCGAAGATGTTGGTGCGGGTGAAGGTGACCACGGCCTGCATGCCCGCCGGGAGCACGGTGGGCAGCACGCCCACGCCCAGCAGCGTGCCTCCGGAGGCGGGGTTGCCCTGGTAGAAGGCCACGCGCAGGCCGGCGGAGGTGGCGGCGTCGCCCTGGTTGTTGACCCGCGCGGACAACGTCAGCGTGCCCGTCTCCTGGGCGCAGGCGGAGGTGACCTCGGCCACCGTCACGTCGGCGGCGGCGTAGGGGCTGGTGGTGCCGTTGCCCTGGCTGTTGGCGCGGAAGGTGTTGAGGCCCGGCGTGCGCCAGTTGGCGACGGGGTTCGTGGGGATGGTGCCGTTGTCGTTGACGTTCGTGACGGAGTACGCGTGCTGGTTCCAGATGCGCCGCGTGTTCACCCATCCGTCCTTGCGGTCGCGGAACACGCGGATGCCCGTGGCGGCGGGCGGGTTGTTGTAGTTGTTGGACGCGATGACAATCTCCGCGTTGTCGTCTCCATCCACGTCGACGATGACGGGGTTCTCGTACGTGGTCCCCGACGCGTGGGGGACGCTGAAGCGCACCGTGCCCGTGGCGCCGTCGTAGATGCGCAGGCGCGTCTCGTCGGCGTAGACGACCTCCGCGCGGCCGTCGCCCTCGAAGTCGAAGGTGGACGAGCCCGTCACGTTGGAGCTCTGGTCCTGCGTGGGGCTGGACCACTTGAGGGTGCCGTTGCCCTCGAACACGGCGTACTGGCTGGCGCCCGCCACGCCAATCTCCGCCTGTCCGTCCGCGTCGAAGTCGGCGATGTTCGGCGCGCCGCCGTTGCCGCCGCCGGGGATGGGCTGGGACCACAGGAGCGTGCAGTCGTCATCCATCAGCGAGACGACGCCGCCGCTGACCACCACGACCTCACCGCGCGAGTCCGCGTCGAAGTTGGCCACGCCCGACAGGCCGTTGCCGATGGTGGTGTTGCGACAGAAGGGCACGCCGTTGTGCCGGTAGATGGAGCGGCCGTTGACCACCTCCTGGAGCCCGTCCCCGTCGATGTCCGCCGCGAAGGAGATGGGGCCCACCGGGCCGCCCGCGCCATCCGAGCCGGTCCACCGCAGCGCGCCCGTGCTGCTGAAGACAGAGGGGCCGTTGAGGATCTCCACCGTGCCGTTGCCGTCCAGGTCCGCGAACGAAGGCCCTCCCCAGTTGTTCACGGACGCCGTCGCGCGGAACTTCAGGACGCCGGTGTTCTCGAAGCAGAGCAGGCCCTGGCCGTTCTCGGGGATGGCGCAGATCTCCACCAGGCCGTCTCCGTCGATGTCGGCGGCGCCGATGCTCGCGGCGCCTCGGACGCGCAGCGCCGGGTCCGTCACCGTCCACAGCTCGGCGCCATTCGCGCCGCTCACCGCGCGCAGCACGCCCTGGGTGGTGTAGTTGGCCCCCGCGAAGCTGCTGAAGACGACGTCGGGGACTCCGTCGCCGTTCACCTCCACGACGATGGGCGTCATCATGACCTGCACGTGCGAGGGCATGACAGTGCTGGAGTTCCACTCCCACTCGAGCTCGGGCTCGAAGTTGGGCTCGAAGGGCGGCTGCACCTGACAGTGGTTCAGGGGGACCTGCTCCAGCGGCGCCAGGGATTCCATCGGGGCCTCGGTCTGGGGCTCCGCGGGGAGCACCGGCTCACCGCAGGCCGCCAGCGCCAGCCATCCCACGGCGGACAGCTGGACCCCATGTCTCCACTGCCACGACCACTGCGGTCTGGAGTTGCTTTTCATGCTCGCCCCTCTGGTAACCGGTGACGCGGAGATACATCCCGCGAGCCCGGCTATAGGGGAGCGTGCTGGAATTCTTCAAGTGAGTCAGAATTGAACTCGGGTGGGTAGATCGAGTTGCGATTGTCTTTGGTTGTCTATGGTTCAGGGGAAACCGCTAGGACGAAGCGCGCGTAGCCCAGCTCGGCCGCGTTCTTCATCAGCTCCAGGTGGGCCCAGGCCACGATGTCGCCGAAGGGCTTGTCCTGGAGCGGCCAGCGGGTGCGCTCGCTCCCGCGCAGGTCCTCGTCGGTGAGCTTCTCGATGGAGGCTCGCCAGGTGTCATGCAGCCGGGTGACCCAGGCGCGCACCTCGTCGGCGGTGCCGGGCCACGTCACGTCCTCCCGGTTCAGGGAGGCATCGCCGAACGAGTGGTTCTGCACCATGGACCACCAGAAGCCCAGGTGCCACGTCAGCCAGGCGATGCTGGCGGGACCCAGGTCGTAGCCCTCGTGCTCCGGCCACTGCGCGCGCCAGCGGCCGTCGGCGCCTTGCTCCACGTGCAAGCCGGCTCGGGCGGGACGCCGCAGGCACTCCTCGGTCGTCAAGCCGTCCAGATGGTAGCGCGTGAGCGCCCAGGCGATGTCGAGCTGCCCCAGGAGCGTGTCTCTGACGGGATTGGCCATGGACAGGAGGCTAGAGGGGCCCGCATGTCCGCGTCTATTGGAAGCTCGGAGGGGGCCTTGCGGTTAGACTCCTCGCAATGAACTCCAGCGCAGCAGGCCGGTCGTCCGTCGTCGTGGCGGAGCTGGGGCCCACGAACACTGGAAAGACCCACCGAGCCATCGAGCGGATGCTCGAGCACGACACGGGGATGATGGGCCTGCCGCTGCGGCTGCTCGCCCGTGAGGTCTACGACCGGGTGACGGCCCGGGTGGGAGAGGGGCGGGTGGCGCTGATGACGGGCGAGGAGAAGCGCCTGCCTCCTCGGCCCGACTACTGGATCTGCACCGTGGAGGCGATGCCGCTGGACCGCGCGGTGGACTTCCTCGCGGTGGATGAAATCCAGCTCGCGTCGCACCGGGAGCGGGGCCATGTCTTCACGGACCGCCTGCTGCACGCTCGGGGGCGCAAGGAGACCTGGTTCCTGGGCGCGGACACGATGCGGCCCATGGTGCAGTCGCTCATCCCGCATGCGTCGCTCAAGCGCGCCAACCGCCTGTCGCAGCTGCGCTACACCGGCCGCAAGTCGCTCAAGAGCCTGCCTCCGCGCTCGGCCGTGGTCGCGTTCTCCGCGGACCGCGTCTACGAGCTCGCCGAGTCCCTGCGTCGCCTGCGTGGCGGCGTGGCCGTGGTGCTGGGCGCGCTGTCGCCCCGGACGCGCAATGCCCAGGTGGCGATGTATCAAGCCGGCGAGGTCCAGTACCTGGTGGCCACCGACGCCATCGGCATGGGGCTCAACCTGGACCTGAACCACGTGGCCTTCGCGGCGCTGTCCAAGTACGACGGCGCCGAGCAGCGGGAGCTCTTCTCCGACGAGCTGGCGCAGATTGCCGGACGCGCGGGGCGCCACTTGAACGATGGCAGCTTCGGCATGCTCAACACGCTGCCGGAGCTGCACCCGCGCGTGGTCTCCGCCATCGAGACGCACCGCTTCCCCGCCGTGCGCAGCCTCATCTGGCGCAACTCCGAGCTGGACTTCTCGAGCCCGGAGGCGCTGCTGGACTCGCTGGCGCGGGCGCCTCGGCAGGGGGGCTTCGTCCGCGTGGAGCGCGCGGATGACTTCGACGCGCTCAAGGACCTGTCGCAGGTCCCCGCGATTCGCGACGGGCTGACGGACCGGGCCCGCGTGGAGCTGCTCTGGCAGGTCTGCCAGATTCCCGACTTCCGCAAGGGTTTGTTCGGCCAGCACGTCGCGCTGCTGAAGGAGACCTTCCTTCAGCTCACGGCGGGGGATGGCGTGTTGGATGCGTCCTGGCTGGCCCGACAGGTGTCGCCGCTGGATGACGTCTCTGGAGACATCCACACGCTGATGGACCGGCTGGCGGCCATCCGCATCTGGACGTACATCAGCCATCGCTCCAGCTGGCTGCGCGACGCCGAGGACTGGCAGGAGCGCACCCGCCACATCGAGGATGCACTCGGGGACGCGCTGCATGAGCGGCTGGTGGAGCGCTTCGTCCAGCGCGCGGCGCGACGCAGTGCGCGGCGCTTCGTGAGGGCCACCACCGCCCCGGCGCAGGGCGCGTCCGACAGCCCCTTCGCGAAGCTGGGACTCCTGCTGGGAGAGCTCCCCGGGGCCGACGGTGGGGCCATCACCGAGGAGCAGTTCGTCCAGCGCGTCGTGGACGCGACGCACGAGGCCTTCGAGGTGGATGCCCTGGGCAACATCTCGTTCGAGGCGCAGCCGCTGGCGCGCCTGGTGAAGGGCTCGGACCGGCGCTCGCCGCAGCTCGCCCTGGCGGAGCCGGAGGTGTGGACGGGTGGCGCGCGGCGGCGGCTGGAGCGCCGGTTGCTGGCCCTGGCCCGGGACCTGATGACGGAGGCCATGGGAGGCTTTCCCGCCGAGTCCCTCACGGGCGCGGGGCGCGCTCCGGTGCTGCGAGGCCTGGCCTACCGCCTGGCGGAGGGTCTGGGCATCGTCACCCAGGCGGACGCGCGGGAGCAGTGGGGGCTCCTGGACGAGGAGTCGAAACAGCGTCTGCGTGAAGTGGGGGTGCGCGAGGGGCGGCGCTTCCTCTTCGTCGCCGAGGCCCTGAGTCCGCATGCGCTGGAGCGGCGGAGCATGTTGACCGCGCTGTTCCAGCAGCGCCCGGAGCCCAAGGGGGTTCCGCGCGAGCCCGTGCTGGAGGTCTCCGCTCTGGAGGGGCGCGATGCACGCGCGTTTGGCTATGAGGTCCTGGGCAGCGTGGCCATCCGAATCGATATCATCGAGCGGCTCGCCGAGGCGCTGCGCCAGCCGCCGGGCGTCCAGCGGGCCCAGCCGCTCATGCAGGAGCTGCGCTTGGATGGCCCGACCCGGGCAAGGGTGCTGCGGGAGCTGGGCGGTGTGCCGGGCGGGGCCGCGGTGAAGCGTCGCCGCCGTCGGCGACGCGGTAAGTCACCCGCGATGGCCCCCGAGGCCTCGGGCTCGAAGCCTCGACAGGGAAGAGACCCGGCCTGAAACGGGAGCGTGCGCTTCACGTCGCGGGGGCACGACAGTGAGACCCTGGGGTTTTATGGGGGCGCCCTGGTAGGGCTTTCCTGTCAGGGGTTCGGGAATTCCTGTCATCGCTCGAGGCGAAGCCGCGCGGGCACTTCCGGTGAGCCGTGTTGCGGTGGAGGCCCTGTCCAGGGAGGGGAGAGGCCCGGCCTGAAACTTGAAAGCCGCATCACGCCGCAGGCCGGTGACCGTGGAAGGATTGGACATGAGAGGGTTGTTCGCAGGCGTGTTGCTGTGGGGCGGAACGGCCATGGCCCAGGAGGTGGCGCCAGCACCTGGGCCAACAGCCGAGACGATGGAGTTCGGCATCCATCTGGGGTTGGCGGCGGCGACGTCGGACCGTGAAGGCGGGTCGCACGTGGGGCCCGGAGTGAGGGTGCATGTGCTGCGGCACGTGGGGCCGTACTTCTCCGCGGGCGCGGAGGGAGGCATCTACTCGAAGGCGGGCTCGACCACGGTCGTCACCGGCACCGGTCAGTACCACTCCGGCCGCGCTGTGGAGGGAACCCTCACTCAGCTGGGGGCGGTGGCCCGCCTGGGCGTGAACGTGAATGGCTTCAGGCCAGGCCTCGTTGTGGGCATGGGCTTGAATGTCGCTGAAGAAGACTCCACGAGCGTGGGGGTCTCCGCGGGCATGGAGTTCGAGGTGGCGCCCGTGAAATGGCTGCCCTTGTCCTTCGACTTCCGGGCCCACAAGGCCGTCGCCGATGGCACGAACTTCACCAACAAGCCCCTGTTCCTCACCGGAGGAGTGGGCTGGCGCTATCGCTGGTAGGGCATCCACCGTGGAAGGATTGAGAATGAGAGCATTGTTCGCAGGCGTGTTGCTGTGGGGCGGAACGGCCATGGCCCAGGAGGTGGCGCCAGCACCTGAGCCAACACCCGAGACGATGGAGTTCGGCATCCATCTGGGGTTGGCGGCGGCGACGTCGGACAGTGAAGGGGAGTCGCACATCGGGCCTGGCGTGCGGGTCCATCTGCTCCGGCACCTGGGGCCGTACTTCTCCGCGGGCGCGGAGGCGGGCGTGTACATCGGGGCGGGCTCGCGCACGCAGGTCTCCGGCAGTGGTCAG
This window contains:
- a CDS encoding helicase-related protein: MNSSAAGRSSVVVAELGPTNTGKTHRAIERMLEHDTGMMGLPLRLLAREVYDRVTARVGEGRVALMTGEEKRLPPRPDYWICTVEAMPLDRAVDFLAVDEIQLASHRERGHVFTDRLLHARGRKETWFLGADTMRPMVQSLIPHASLKRANRLSQLRYTGRKSLKSLPPRSAVVAFSADRVYELAESLRRLRGGVAVVLGALSPRTRNAQVAMYQAGEVQYLVATDAIGMGLNLDLNHVAFAALSKYDGAEQRELFSDELAQIAGRAGRHLNDGSFGMLNTLPELHPRVVSAIETHRFPAVRSLIWRNSELDFSSPEALLDSLARAPRQGGFVRVERADDFDALKDLSQVPAIRDGLTDRARVELLWQVCQIPDFRKGLFGQHVALLKETFLQLTAGDGVLDASWLARQVSPLDDVSGDIHTLMDRLAAIRIWTYISHRSSWLRDAEDWQERTRHIEDALGDALHERLVERFVQRAARRSARRFVRATTAPAQGASDSPFAKLGLLLGELPGADGGAITEEQFVQRVVDATHEAFEVDALGNISFEAQPLARLVKGSDRRSPQLALAEPEVWTGGARRRLERRLLALARDLMTEAMGGFPAESLTGAGRAPVLRGLAYRLAEGLGIVTQADAREQWGLLDEESKQRLREVGVREGRRFLFVAEALSPHALERRSMLTALFQQRPEPKGVPREPVLEVSALEGRDARAFGYEVLGSVAIRIDIIERLAEALRQPPGVQRAQPLMQELRLDGPTRARVLRELGGVPGGAAVKRRRRRRRGKSPAMAPEASGSKPRQGRDPA
- a CDS encoding DinB family protein; the encoded protein is MANPVRDTLLGQLDIAWALTRYHLDGLTTEECLRRPARAGLHVEQGADGRWRAQWPEHEGYDLGPASIAWLTWHLGFWWSMVQNHSFGDASLNREDVTWPGTADEVRAWVTRLHDTWRASIEKLTDEDLRGSERTRWPLQDKPFGDIVAWAHLELMKNAAELGYARFVLAVSPEP
- a CDS encoding FG-GAP-like repeat-containing protein translates to MKSNSRPQWSWQWRHGVQLSAVGWLALAACGEPVLPAEPQTEAPMESLAPLEQVPLNHCQVQPPFEPNFEPELEWEWNSSTVMPSHVQVMMTPIVVEVNGDGVPDVVFSSFAGANYTTQGVLRAVSGANGAELWTVTDPALRVRGAASIGAADIDGDGLVEICAIPENGQGLLCFENTGVLKFRATASVNNWGGPSFADLDGNGTVEILNGPSVFSSTGALRWTGSDGAGGPVGPISFAADIDGDGLQEVVNGRSIYRHNGVPFCRNTTIGNGLSGVANFDADSRGEVVVVSGGVVSLMDDDCTLLWSQPIPGGGNGGAPNIADFDADGQAEIGVAGASQYAVFEGNGTLKWSSPTQDQSSNVTGSSTFDFEGDGRAEVVYADETRLRIYDGATGTVRFSVPHASGTTYENPVIVDVDGDDNAEIVIASNNYNNPPAATGIRVFRDRKDGWVNTRRIWNQHAYSVTNVNDNGTIPTNPVANWRTPGLNTFRANSQGNGTTSPYAAADVTVAEVTSACAQETGTLTLSARVNNQGDAATSAGLRVAFYQGNPASGGTLLGVGVLPTVLPAGMQAVVTFTRTNIFAGQVEVFARADDDGTGTGRETECIETNNAGSALVNLTCYNNLPPVALCRNVTVNASATTCGAPASIDNGSHDPDQRPGPFTVSQSPAGPFSAGVHTVTLTAHDGQDTAICTATVTVVDVTPPVIACPAERIVDATGPDGAFVTPAAATVSDACGAQVSGPAARVYPVGTTAVTYTATDAAGNSASCTTAIHVVNRTRTPPSLVMCDVPRYTSAAQVKACGWATSSPGGAPIGVVLLSINGGAPIRLTPDAGGGHVVEWLTLAEGHYTLTLTAIATDGAIATQSRQVTVDRTPPLLRAVGPNPTQTQPRTVDILTEVTDLTPVQVVANWVSTTSVAAGTNIATNRVTFSSAGNHAVLIRATDAAGNTAEQTLQFTVQ
- a CDS encoding J domain-containing protein, which encodes MGFCPTCGDEVAWKSEHGNPSCEACGAPSHRTFNCCWACGESFEEDNAPQEVARGYRLDFACDAGDCSGRMAWLMPFCPWCGEEKHWPHPHELRCVECESSLDRSWVFCVRCGEEAPLPDDCPRCGLSLEKAASAARCEHCRHIVCGDCCDVHVTESTDGVPQERMLCSECGDKAAPPASEEETAREAPEAEDEEEETEDEPEAPAAPPSAAPPQSAWEVLGIPRGAPLAEAKRAYLALVAQYHPDKVAALGPKLQALALEETRRIIEAWETVRKQSRPGR